A stretch of Chitinophaga caeni DNA encodes these proteins:
- a CDS encoding YciI family protein gives MNKNIFCFLLAIVLFTCGAYAQEVKYDKALADSLGADDYGMKQYILVILKTGGNKTKDKDSLNHYFRGHLNNIHRLVGEGKLVLAGPFDKNDLQYRGIFILNVKTIDAAKTLLGTDPAYKAGIFDAELLPWYGPAALPCYIDINKKITRKEP, from the coding sequence ATGAATAAAAATATCTTCTGTTTTTTATTAGCAATAGTATTGTTTACCTGCGGTGCATACGCGCAAGAAGTAAAATACGATAAAGCATTGGCAGATTCCCTAGGGGCTGATGATTACGGTATGAAGCAATATATTCTGGTCATCCTGAAAACTGGTGGCAATAAAACGAAAGACAAAGATTCCCTTAACCATTATTTCCGCGGACATCTTAATAACATCCATCGCCTAGTGGGGGAAGGTAAGCTGGTGTTGGCCGGTCCTTTTGATAAAAATGATCTCCAGTACAGGGGCATTTTTATTCTAAATGTCAAGACGATCGATGCGGCAAAAACGTTGTTAGGAACTGATCCTGCATATAAAGCCGGAATTTTTGACGCGGAATTATTGCCCTGGTATGGACCCGCCGCATTACCATGTTATATTGATATCAATAAGAAAATTACCAGGAAGGAACCTTAA
- a CDS encoding DUF1801 domain-containing protein → MQYNANSPAEYIRQVPAERKPAMEKLRERIKKNLPSGFEETMSYGMIGYVVPHSIFPSGYHCDPKLPLPFMSIASQKNFIAVYHMGIYTMPALMDWFVNEYRAHYKAKLDMGKSCMRFKKPGDIPYDLIGDLASKISVQEWIDFYQNSIKR, encoded by the coding sequence ATGCAATATAATGCCAATAGCCCCGCGGAATATATCCGGCAGGTTCCCGCGGAACGTAAGCCGGCCATGGAGAAGCTAAGGGAACGTATCAAGAAGAACTTGCCCAGCGGTTTTGAAGAAACCATGAGCTACGGAATGATCGGTTACGTTGTTCCGCATAGCATATTTCCAAGCGGGTACCATTGTGACCCAAAGCTGCCTTTACCTTTCATGAGTATCGCTTCCCAAAAAAACTTTATCGCGGTTTACCATATGGGAATTTATACGATGCCCGCCCTGATGGATTGGTTCGTAAATGAGTACCGGGCACATTATAAGGCTAAACTGGATATGGGAAAAAGCTGTATGCGCTTCAAAAAACCCGGCGATATACCATATGATCTAATCGGTGACTTGGCCTCTAAGATCTCCGTGCAAGAATGGATAGATTTTTATCAAAATTCAATCAAGAGATAA